In Phaseolus vulgaris cultivar G19833 chromosome 7, P. vulgaris v2.0, whole genome shotgun sequence, the genomic stretch CAAATATAATAACACCTTATCGTGGGATTAGATACCATTTGAAAGAATATTTGTGAAGAGGGCCACAAAATACTAAAGAGTTGTTTAATCTTCGACACTCATCACTTAGAAATGTAATTGAGAGAACATTTGGGATACTGAAAAAAAGATTTCCAGTTATAGCCAATGGGACTAAGACACATTATGATGTCGATACTAtgacaaaaattgttttagGTTGTTGAATTCTGCATAACTTTCTTCGCGGGGTCGACAATGATGAGTCTCTGCTTGAAGAAGTAGATAATGAATTGTCACAAGAAGATGTCCAGGCAACCACCACCCATGCTCATGAGCATGATTATAGGCTAGGGTGTCCTACTAGGGACATTATAGCAAACGAAATGTGGCAAgattatgtaaacaattaatttcatgaaataatatattttctcctatttttcaatgtttgtcatcctaactttatttaagttaattagatGGATCGCGGGAAAAATGTTGCTTTAAATTCATCAGGTTTTTATCGAGAGTTCACGAAGTGGACAGCGAAGATGAACCTAATTTTGCTCAATGCAATGATTGACGAGGTACGAAAAGGGTGTAGAATTGATGGTAGCTGGACCACTAAAGGATACACTAACATAGTTATGGCTTTAAATGAGGTTGGCTTATCGGGTATTAAGAAAAATCATGTGAAGAACCGCCAAAAAAGCCTCAAGGACAGGTGGAGGGAAGTCCATGATATGTTTGGTGGATTGAGTGGTTTCGCATGGAACCAGACCACCAAATGTTTTGAAGCCGAGGATGAAATTTGGAGTGAGTTGATTAAGGTACGAtgataagtattttttatttagcaGAAATACATTTGGCTTCACATTTGGCATAAAATACTAATATGTGACATCTATGTAGGCCAAACCATCTGCGGCGAAAAGGCGTGTGAATCCCATTCCCATTATGACATCATGGAGGAGTTGTGGTCTAATGATAGAGCCACGAGAAGTCGGGTCAGGATAGCCCGTGATATCAATTCACCTCTAACATGAGCAATTTCATTGTCAACCTTGGGGACAATAATATGGATTATATCTCCGACCAACCGAACTATGAGGAGGCAGATGACTACGTCCCACGATCACCTGGTCCTCACTTCCAATCTAGTGACACTCCTTCTGACACGTCGTCAAACACTCCTTTTATGCCATCTTCTGGCTCTGCGGGCACATCCTCATCTCGAGGATCAAAGAGAAAAGGCCCTACTCTGGATGGTTTTGATGAAAATTTTGCATTGTTGAATACTAATCTTCAGCAATGCGTGTCATCAATGAaggatgaaaatgaaaatgcctCTTAGTTGGGGGATATTGCTCGTGCACATGCAACGACAACTCACAATATAACTGCCGAAATTAGACCAAGAAACGACCTATATGTTGAGCATGTACACCACCATCGATGCCATGCCTCATACAAATACTCAGAGTCTGATTTTTGGGCAATGCTCGTAGAGCTTAACATCCAGGACAAACAAGTTATGAATCAATGCTACGAGTTCTTATGCGAGCATCCAGGCAGAGTTAAACAACTATTTGGGATGCCATACGAGCGTCGCATGACCAAATTGTTTGCATTCATGACTAGGTGTTGATTTCATATTTCATGCGTTGGCGGTTCCTCCATGTCTTGTACTTCAGTTTATGATGTCTTAATTTGATTTCACTTGGTCTGTAATTTGTTTCTATATGTTTCTTATTGGAAAATTATCACTAGAACTGTTATTATTGAACTTTTGGAGTTAAACTATTCACTTTTAATTCGTCatctaatattttgtttatgcaCTTCTACTATTGTGTTTGATAACTGCATTTAATTGGTTTATGATATTGTGATACCTTTCCTTTACTTAAAATTGAGTTTCATATTTGATAtcatgaatatttatttttttctatatattgtACTATTTGCATTATAAATGGCATGAAGATGTTCAGGGACAAAATGTCAGAAATGCCAGTAGTCTAAAAATGAATGACCGGCTACTACATTACACATGGGTGCATATCTTGTGCCCTCGTGGAAGCAACTTTGCACAAGTATTAAATGAAGATATTTCCATGCTCTGgtgcataaaaaataacataatgatTAATTGGCCACATTTCATCATGCAACACATGATGAAATGTCGGGATAACAACATGTTGCTGCCCTATGCAGTTTTGATAACACGCATCTTGCAGATGTATGGCTTCGACTTGGAAAATGAACAAGCGGTAATGCTTGGATGAAATCAGTATTTCGGAAAACAGAGTATCaccaaattaaatatattctagGTCAATGGTGTATGACAATTTCGTAGGCCTCAAGTGGAGGACGAAGGAGATAATGAAGATGATCAATTGCCAGAACAACATGTTCAAGGTGCTCAACCTCAACCCGTAATCCCCAATCAAACTGAAatgttaacacaaatttgggcgGGGATGCAAGACATAAAATTTGGGTTAACATTTCAGTTTGACTGGGGATTGCGGGTTGAGGTTGAGCACCTTGAAGATGTTGTTCTAGCAATTGATCCTCTTCATCATCTCCTTCGTCCTCCACTTGAGGCCTACCAAGTTGCCATACACCATTGACctgaaatatatttaatttggtCATACTCTTTTTGCTGAAATAATGATTCCATCCAAGCATTACCGCTTGTTCATTTTCCTAGTCGAAGCCATACACCTGCAAGATGCGTGTTATCAAAATTGCAGAGGGCAGCGACATGTTGTTATCCTGACATTTCATCATGTGTTGCATGATGTAATGTGGCCAATTAatcattatgttgttttttatgcACCAAAGcatgaaaatatcttcattTGATACTTGTGCGAAGTTGCTTCCACGAGGGCACAAGATATGCACCCATGTGTAATGTAGTATCCGGTCATTCATTTTTAGACTATCGGCATTTCTGACATTCTGTCCTTGAACATCTTCACGAATCATGGATGATAATGCTAAGGCTCGATCAAAATTACATTCCTCAGGGATCGTCCCAAGTGTTAACTTAACACCGCCATACCTCAGATCAACAATATTCATCCAATCCATTTCATTGATGTGTATTCGCTTGCCACAAATCTCAATGCCAAGTTCACCAAGAGGTGTGATCTTCAGATTTGTATAAAACACTCGCACCAATTCCTCATAGTAGGGAAGTTTCATTCCAAGGAAAGGTTGTAAGTGTTGAAAGTTTAGAAGGTTTTGAAATTCAAACTCTGGTACAACAAAAAATGGAGAATGCATGGCTTTCGGAGATATAACTGGTCTTCCATGAAACATTTTTTCAAAGACCATCATTTGTCGTTTTGTACGAaagtatcttgaataatcaagtactTCTTCAATCCCCGTTGCTGGTGGAGGATTAACGGCATGACCTTGTGCTGGTTGTTTACCCTTACGGGTTCTGTGGTGTTTCTGGGATGATGATGCCATCTATAATGCAAATAGTacaatatatagaaaaaaataaatattcatgaCAACAAATATGAAACTCAATTTTAAGTAAAGGAAAGTTATCACAATATCATAAACCAATTAAATGCAGTTATCAAACACAATAGTAGAAGtgcataaacaaaatattagatGACGAATTAAAAGTGAATAGTTTAACTCCAAAAGTTCAATAATAACAGTTCTAGTGATAATTGTCCAATAAGAAACATACATAAACAAATTACAGACCAAGTGAAAACAAATTAAGACATCATAAAATGAAGTAGAAGATATGGAGGAATCGCCGACGCATGAAATATGAAATCAACGCCTAGTCATGAATGCAAACAATTTGTTCATGCGATGCTCGTATGGCATCCCAAATAATTGTTTAACTCTGCCTGGATGCTTACATAAGTACTCGTAGCATGCTCCACGAGCATTGCCCAAATATCAGACTCTGAGTATTGGTATGAGATGGTGGTGTACATGCTCAACATATAGGTCGTTTCTTGGTCTAATTTTGGCAGCTATATCTTGAGTTGTCGTTTCCTGTGCACGAGCAATATCCACCAACTGAGAGGCATTTTCATTTCCATCCTTCATTGATGACACACATTGTTGAAGATTAGtattcaacaattcaaaatgttCATCAATGTCGTCCATAGTAGGGCCTTTTCTCTTTGATCCTCGAGATGAGGATGTGCCCGCAAAGCCAGCAGACGGCATAGAAGGAGTGTTTGACGACGTTTCAGAAGGAGTGTCACTAGATCTGAAGTGAGGACCAGGTGATTGTGGGACGTAGTCATCTGCCTCCTCATAGTTCGGTTGGTGGGGGATATAATCCATATTATTGTCCCTAAGGTTGACATTGAAATTGCTCATGTCAGGAGGTGAATTGATGTCACGGGCTGTCCTGACCCGACTTCCCGTGGCTCTATCATTAGACCTCAACTCCTCCATGAGGCATAATGGCGAATGGGATTCACACGACATTTCGTCGCAGATGGTTTGGCCTACATGGATGTCACATATTAGTATTTTATGCCAAATATGAAGTCAAATgtatttgttaaataaaaaatacttatcaTCGTACCTTAATCAGCTCACTCCAAACTTCGTCCTCGACTTCAAAATGTTTGGTGGTTTGGTTCCATGCGAAACCACTCAATCCACCAAACAAATCGTGGACTTTCCTCCACCTGTCCTTGAGGCTTTTCTGGCGGTTCTTGACATGATTTTTCTTAATACCCGATAAGCCAGCCTCATTTAAAGCCATAACTATGTTAGTGTATCCTTGAGTGGTCCAACTACCATCAATTCTACACCCTTTTCGTACCTCGTCAATCATTGCATTGAACAAAATAGGTCCATCTTCGCCGTCCACTTCGTGAACTCTCGATAAGaacctgatgaatttgaagcaACATTTTTCTTGCGATCCatctaattaacttaaataaagttaggatgacaaacattgaaaaatatgagaaaatatattatttcatgaaattatttttttacataatcttGCCACATTTCGTTTGCTATAGTGTCCCTAATATGACACCCTAGCCTATAATCATGCTCACGAGCATGGGTGGTGGTTGCTTAGACATCTTCTTGTAACAATTCATTATCTACTTCTTCAAGCAGAGAGTCATCATTGTCGACCCCGCGTAGAAAGTTATGCAGAATAcaacaagctaaaacaatttttgtcaTATTATCCACGTCATAATGTGGCTAAGGCCCACTGGCTATAATTCGAAAACGGTTTTTGAGCACTCCAAAAGTTCTCTCAATTACATTTCTAAGTGATGAATGTCGATGATTAAACAACTTTTTTGCATTTTGTGGCCCGCTTCGCGAATATTCTTTCAAATGGTATCTAACCCCGCGATAAGGTGTTATTATATTTGCTTTTAACATAAAACCTGCATCACCAATATAGTATTTTCCTACAAAGATTATGGAAAGTTCAGTTAGTTTATACTACTTTAACCTATTTATTGTGGTGCACACCCAATCCCCTAAAACTAACCTTATGGAATAACCAAAGGATCATCTCGTTCCAAAGCATCTTTCAATATCCTTGAATCAAAGGCAGTTCCTTCCCAACCGGTAAGACATACGTGAACTTCATGTCAAAGTCACAACCTGCAAATATGTTTTGGGTTGGCCAATCTTTTCTCCTTCGAAAATGAGGTGCATCAGCATGTGCAACCTTAACACGTACATGACTCCCATCTATGGCCCCTAAACAATCCTAATGTAAACAAAATTCATAACTTTCATTCAACACAAAATAAATAAGACATTAGACATAATTTCAATTAATGTTATCATCAACAAACCTTAAAGTAGGGGAAAAATCGACTGTTGTTAAGGATGTGTGGTTCTACAACCGTTCCATTTTGTTGAATTAAGAATTCCACCTCCAACCTTAAAATAACAGtcaaaacattatgaaagtgaCGGGAAACTATTTCTCCAGACCGATGGAAAAAGAATGACACACTTCATCAATTCTTCACATTATGTCCAATAATGTGCATAAATTTCTCTACTTGTTCTTCCACAGTTGATCGATATGCATCTTTAACAAGTTTAGTTGCCTGTATTCATTCACATAATTTAATGAAAGCTTTCGGTCTCATGCGAATAATATCACGAGATTGTTCAGTGTGAACCAAGTATTCCATTAATTCTTGTCTGCGACGCTCTTTTTGTTGGGTTGACTCACTTGTACAGTTGCTTCTAGTAGGTACCGTGCGTAACAAATTCAATCTAAAAGCAATCATACAAAGATGATCACTGATGCTccttcattattattttttatttgttcttggatttgtgaaattaaattcatgtttGCCGCAACAAGATCGTCATAAATTGCAATTGTTTCCTCAAAGTGTATCATCTCTGCCTCGCCATAATGTATTTCCAAATTCATACCGAACGCGATTACCATTTCGGTGTAAAAGTACACCGACACAGTGACCCTAAAacgtatttttaattaattttaatcaaaattttattataaattactatatcatttaatttttgtattataacaaaaattatataaatatacataaattatatttttcaatcacataatttaatcaaacaacaaataaatataaacaaacaaaataaacaataacGTAAAATTAATGAACTATCATAACAAATATAActatatacaaatatttaaatttcagATATTTATGtgaaatgtataaaaaaaacctaaaattttaaaaattatatttcatttatgtcaaaatattaatttcaaataacaaattctattttttcaatcaattgtaattagaaaaattaaaactatctacttttattattaaaaaatcatatttttttctctaaaattttactgtttttttttaattactacaatatattttgtaatgtttttaattataacattaataaattatgttaaatctaaaaaacttaaaacagtaaacattataaatttttaattccattctgtcacaattctatttttaaataacaatttctcttttttataaacaattcaaatttcaataaataataattatctacatttattattaaaaaatcatatttcttGTCTAAagttttactatttattttaattaatatatcattttgtataatgtttttaattataacattaacaatttatgtcaaataaaattaaaaaaccctcaacattagaaattaatttttttagtctgtcaaaattttatttataaataaaaaattctattttttataaagaattcaaatttctaaaataataagtaaaaatcatatttcttctctaaacttttactgctttttttatttactacaacattttttataatttttttaattataacattaataaattaataaattatgttaaatctaaaaaatgaaaaccataaacattataaattttgaattccattctgtcaaaataatttttttaaataaaaaattctatttgttataaacaattcaatttaaaaaaaataattactttctacatttattattaaaaaatcacatTTCTTCTCAAAAGTTTTActggtttttttaattaatacatcATTCTTTATAAAggttttaattataacattaacaaTTTATGTCAGATATAAAAAAACCCTACAAATTACCAATTTATGATTCCATTCTGTaaacatattcattttaaagaaataaatatatttacttataaataattaaatgtttaaaaaataataactatctaCATTTATTACTATAAATTGAAGTTTCttatttaaactttttcttctttctttacttactaaaacatttattttcatttttgtaatttataatattaatttataaaaacccTACACAttacaaatttctatttccagtagtaaaaatattcattttaaataaataatttgttttcttataaacaattaaatcttataaaaaaaattactacaacattttttttaatgtttttaatgataacattaataatttatgtcaaatctaaaaaaaaattaactaaacattataaatttttatttccattctgtaaaaaaatattatttagaaataaaaaactatttttataaacaatttaatttttaaaaactaataactatctacatttattattagaaattcaaatttcttctctaaactttttcctgcctttttaaattactattacattttttataatatttttaattataacatgaataatttatgtaaaataaaaaataaccctacaaaattcaaatattcatttcaaataaataaatttattctcttataaacaattaaatgttaaaaagaataataactatctacatttattattaaaaattgaaataatatttatctaaactttttctgatttctttaattactacaacatttttttaattgttttaattataacattaataatttatgtaaaatataaaaaaaaccaaacattacaaatttctatttccaTTCTCTAAatgaaatattcattttaaaaaataaatatttttcttataaacaattaaatgttaaaaaaacaataactatctaaaaatttttttaaaaaaaatcacataaaggactttagaaacaaaattaatttactaactcattaacataattaactacTCTAAACCATgaacaaattaaattacaaaatcataatcatccaaacataaatataaaacacaaatttaaaacaaaaaccaaaaataaataaataaaaaactgaaCAACGCACAATAGGATGAAGAACACACCAGAAGAACACCATGAGAATACAATGCAGTGCCTGAAAACAATATTAACCAACACAAAAATTCACAAATCTGAGAAAAAAATagaacataattgattatcccGTGAGTTAAAAcacaacataatcgattattgcAACAACCTAAAAAcaaacataatcgattatcaaacctcataatcgattatcaccaTATTTTAACGttgaacataatcgattatgcttatCAAAATTaacagataatcgattatgaaaaagagacaatgacttaagcataaaagagagaaaagcagagaaaagaaaatacaaaagaaattcttatttacttgtgtattagagagtaaaatacatggtgtatatataagaaaaagcctaagacctagctgaaacagaaaaggaaagttgggtcaaacaaacaaagctcaataacttaaaacagaaaaactaaatatgttgacaccccccccccccccctcaaGCTAGGGAGTAGATATTTTCAGGCCCAGCTTGAATTTGAGAGAAGAGAACTGTGCAgaagcaaggggcttggtgaatatgtcagcaacttgcatgGCAGAAGTAATGGGCAGcagtttgaggagaccagagttaagtttttcacgaactaggtgcCAATCAATTTTGATGTGCTTGGTGTGttcatgaaagacttgattggATGCTATTTGAAGGGAAtatttgttgtcacagtacagggttgcaggatgggagagaggaagatgtaaatcttgaaggaggtaagacaaccattgtagctgacatgtggtggtggcaagggctctatactcggcttcGGAGGAGCTGCGAGAGATAGTTggctgcttctttgatttccatgatattagggagtctcctaagtagatggaatatccagtgacagatttgcgtgtggtaggacatgttgtccactcagagtcactaaaaccgCAGAGGTGAAGTGGGCTagtatgagaaaaatatagtccttcaccaggggtgcccttgaggtaacgcaaaagacgtgagacaACTTGTTGATGATGATTTGTGGGTGCAaatatgaattggcttaaattgtggacagcaAAGGCGATGTCaggtcgcgtgttggttaagtagaTTAGACGTTcaaggagtcttctgtattgggAAGTTGCATCAGCATCAAGAGGGGAGCCTTGATCAGAAGAGAGACGGGAGGTATGAGTCATAAGAGTGACCACATGTGCAGATTCAAGCATGTCAGTTtcgtgaagaagatcaagagtatacttgtgttgacttaaatgaagaccagaactgttgcgagcaatttccaatcccaaaaagtaagtgagatgacctaaattttttatcttgaagtgatggtgaatggatgcagtaattgtattgatttcctccgtgtcatcGCCAGTTAAGACcaaatcatcaacataaacaagaataacaatgagtttattgttattatatttaagaaaaaaaagaatgatCAGCAgcagaaatagagtaattatttgataaaagaaaagtagaaagctTGGCGTACCATTGCGACCAGCTTGTCGAAGGCCGTACAAAGAtcgttgaagcttgcaaacatgctggggagaaggaagagagaggccaggtggggggttatgtatacctcttcatggagatcaccatgaagaaaggcattattgacatcaagctgttttaaaatccaatttttggtagtggcaatagcaaggagaaggcggagggtagtgagtttagcaacaggagcaaaagtgtctaagaaatcaagtgcttcaagttgggtgaaccctttggcaacaactctagctttgtggcgctcaacagtgccatcagaatggtatttgattttatatacccatttacaaccaatagttttctttcctggagggagaggggtaagttgccaagtattgttagcaataagagcttgaagctcatctcGCATGACAGATTGCtaagaagcatgtttggaggcttcgttatatgtttgaggttcaggatgagaattaatagaagaaataacatttctaaaattggaagataagaAATTGgaagacaagtaattatgaataggatatctacttacagtgttggttgcagtgtggaaatccgcaagataggcaggttgtcgatgaggacgagctgatcttcttggaaattcGGGTGAGGTGCTTCCTAGAGATGCAGGCGGTGATAATTCTAgtggaggtgcaatgttgggTGCAGGAGCAGAGacactatttgttggaagatcataggataatgaggctggtggagggacagtattgggtgcaggagtagaggcacatggctcggcaggaggtgcagtatcagaaaaaaaatcaaaagcagaattatatgcgTTAGAAATAGGaagagataaagtgttagggtccttaggcaagccattgtccaatttatatggaaagtggttttcatgaaagattacatgtcttgatatttctatgctatgaaactttaaatttaagataatataaccttttgtattttgcgggaagccaagaaaaatacctttgatagatctatcatctaatttttt encodes the following:
- the LOC137829297 gene encoding uncharacterized protein, producing the protein MDRGKNVALNSSGFYREFTKWTAKMNLILLNAMIDEVRKGCRIDGSWTTKGYTNIVMALNEVGLSGIKKNHVKNRQKSLKDRWREVHDMFGGLSGFAWNQTTKCFEAEDEIWSELIKAKPSAAKRRVNPIPIMTSWRSCGLMIEPREVGSG